Proteins from one Pirellulales bacterium genomic window:
- a CDS encoding alpha/beta hydrolase has product MSNLFKRRIWLVAGLLLIVYLVVIVAMMILENTLLFVASKYPDGDWNPSGLKFEDAWFQATDGTRLHGWFVPCEHPRGVALFSHGNAGNISHRADLLRELHHMGLAVLAYDYRGYGRSSGSPNEAGILADGRAARKWLAQRELIPESEIVLMGESLGGAVSVQLAAESPARGLVIESSFNNLPAVAAVHYPYLPVKQLMRTQLDSAAAIGKYHGPLLQVHGDADTIVPIALGRKLFAAANEPKQFVVIHGGDHNDPRTPQFFQVLDKFLDALPSASREPKNN; this is encoded by the coding sequence ATGTCGAATTTATTTAAGCGACGAATTTGGCTGGTGGCAGGCTTGTTGCTGATTGTGTATTTGGTGGTGATTGTCGCAATGATGATTCTAGAAAACACACTGCTGTTTGTTGCGTCAAAGTACCCGGACGGTGATTGGAACCCGTCGGGGTTAAAATTTGAAGATGCTTGGTTTCAGGCCACAGATGGCACTCGGCTGCACGGCTGGTTTGTGCCGTGTGAGCATCCGCGGGGCGTGGCATTGTTTTCTCACGGAAATGCTGGAAATATCAGCCATCGCGCAGATTTGCTGAGGGAACTGCATCACATGGGTCTGGCCGTGCTGGCGTACGACTATCGTGGCTATGGACGCAGCTCTGGCTCCCCAAACGAAGCGGGGATTTTGGCCGACGGCCGTGCAGCCCGAAAGTGGCTTGCCCAGCGCGAATTAATTCCCGAGAGCGAGATTGTGCTGATGGGAGAATCGCTAGGGGGCGCCGTTTCAGTGCAATTAGCAGCGGAATCACCGGCCCGAGGCTTAGTGATAGAAAGCAGCTTCAACAATTTGCCGGCCGTTGCTGCCGTGCATTATCCATACTTGCCGGTGAAGCAGTTGATGCGAACGCAGCTTGATTCTGCCGCTGCAATTGGCAAATATCATGGGCCGCTGTTGCAAGTGCATGGCGATGCCGACACAATTGTGCCTATTGCATTAGGCCGCAAATTGTTCGCAGCAGCCAATGAACCAAAGCAATTTGTCGTTATTCATGGCGGCGACCATAACGACCCGCGCACGCCGCAATTTTTCCAAGTGCTTGATAAATTCCTGGATGCCCTGCCATCTGCATCGCGCGAGCCCAAAAATAATTAA
- a CDS encoding DUF1571 domain-containing protein: protein MKWLIGGIICAAVVAAIAVFGFLCLRRDLGWSDKLPAIGGNSSGLQASAEAGHSHPLDAALDLAKQVLENIDHNVHDYTATVIMQSRFAGQLKPQEICNVKIRSQPFSIYMDFLAPESLKGQEAMYVEGVHDNQLVGHAGSGLRTLAGSVWLDPKSAIAMLGQRYPITELGIANLTKRLIEVGEHDRKYAECYVWRNDRAKVGDRSCILVTVMHPIRRPGFIFHIARIFIDKELTVPLHYEAYDWPAHEGDPPLLLERYTYVNLKLNPGLTDADFDPHNPDYHFGLK, encoded by the coding sequence ATGAAATGGCTAATCGGAGGAATTATTTGCGCCGCCGTTGTCGCGGCCATTGCTGTTTTTGGCTTTCTATGCCTGCGACGCGATTTAGGTTGGTCGGATAAATTGCCCGCTATTGGCGGGAACTCAAGTGGCCTGCAGGCTTCAGCAGAGGCAGGGCACTCGCATCCGCTCGATGCCGCTCTGGATTTAGCGAAGCAGGTTCTCGAAAACATCGACCACAACGTGCATGATTATACAGCCACAGTCATTATGCAAAGCCGCTTCGCCGGCCAGCTCAAGCCCCAGGAAATCTGCAACGTAAAAATTCGTAGCCAGCCATTCAGCATCTACATGGATTTTTTGGCTCCCGAGAGTCTGAAAGGGCAGGAAGCCATGTACGTGGAAGGAGTCCACGACAACCAGTTGGTCGGGCACGCCGGGAGTGGGTTAAGGACGCTGGCCGGCTCGGTGTGGCTGGATCCTAAAAGCGCCATTGCTATGCTGGGGCAGCGATATCCCATCACAGAATTGGGAATCGCGAATTTGACTAAACGGCTTATCGAAGTTGGCGAGCACGATCGCAAATATGCCGAATGCTATGTGTGGCGCAACGACCGGGCGAAAGTCGGCGATCGGTCCTGCATTCTGGTTACCGTCATGCATCCCATCCGGCGTCCCGGGTTCATTTTTCATATTGCTCGAATTTTCATCGACAAAGAATTGACGGTGCCGCTGCACTACGAAGCCTACGACTGGCCGGCACATGAGGGTGATCCGCCGCTGCTTTTGGAACGGTACACGTACGTCAATCTGAAACTAAATCCCGGCCTCACCGATGCCGATTTTGATCCCCACAATCCGGATTACCATTTCGGCTTAAAATGA
- a CDS encoding DUF1571 domain-containing protein has protein sequence MPILRAQSVQRAAYCATIAPKFLMSGLFCSVLVLAVYFQASIAQAQLRVAETNTVMPQGLMQPASASAQQPASTQQHPLEPALKMAWKVQENMKANLHDYSATIVKHERIDGKLGDPEYALIKVRQQPFSVYLGFIGPEDVKGQECMYVEGQNNGKMFAHAPPGTFRYRFGTVSLDPTSAMAMRGQRYPITEIGISNLTKRLIEVGDHDKQFGECDVQFFQGSKVNGRVCTMIQVTHPVPRANFLFHMARIYLDDELQVPIRYEAYDWPTQAGGPPVLLEEYTYMNLKVNEGLTDADFDVHNAKYSFNVK, from the coding sequence ATGCCAATTCTGCGTGCCCAGTCTGTTCAACGCGCGGCCTATTGCGCGACGATCGCACCCAAGTTTTTGATGAGCGGCTTGTTCTGTTCGGTGCTTGTCCTGGCCGTTTATTTTCAAGCGTCAATTGCTCAGGCTCAATTGCGGGTTGCCGAAACGAATACTGTCATGCCGCAAGGACTTATGCAACCAGCCTCGGCGAGCGCCCAACAACCGGCCTCTACACAACAACATCCGTTGGAGCCCGCGTTGAAAATGGCCTGGAAAGTCCAAGAGAATATGAAGGCCAATCTGCATGATTACTCCGCCACGATTGTGAAGCACGAACGCATCGATGGTAAGCTCGGCGATCCGGAATATGCACTCATCAAAGTTCGGCAGCAGCCATTTAGTGTTTATCTCGGTTTCATTGGCCCGGAAGATGTTAAAGGGCAAGAGTGTATGTACGTCGAAGGGCAGAACAACGGCAAAATGTTTGCCCACGCGCCGCCCGGTACGTTTCGATACAGATTTGGCACGGTATCGTTAGACCCCACCAGTGCGATGGCGATGCGAGGTCAGCGTTATCCAATTACCGAAATCGGCATTTCTAATTTAACCAAGCGGCTCATTGAAGTCGGTGATCATGACAAGCAATTCGGCGAATGCGACGTTCAGTTTTTTCAGGGCTCCAAAGTCAACGGCCGAGTCTGCACGATGATTCAAGTAACGCATCCCGTGCCGCGGGCAAATTTCCTGTTCCACATGGCACGGATTTATCTCGACGATGAATTGCAAGTGCCCATCCGTTACGAAGCCTACGATTGGCCCACGCAAGCCGGCGGTCCTCCGGTGTTGCTGGAAGAGTACACCTACATGAATTTGAAAGTCAACGAAGGCCTCACGGATGCCGATTTTGATGTCCACAACGCAAAGTACAGCTTCAATGTGAAGTGA